The Candidatus Saccharimonadales bacterium genome window below encodes:
- a CDS encoding bifunctional methylenetetrahydrofolate dehydrogenase/methenyltetrahydrofolate cyclohydrolase, producing KKMDLIVTAVGQPGLITNHAIASGSVVIDAGTASESGILKGDVADEVYECEDITITPKKGGVGPLTVSALFDNTLRAARARVGRI from the coding sequence TAAAGAAAATGGATTTAATCGTTACTGCCGTTGGTCAGCCCGGTCTGATTACCAACCACGCTATCGCGAGTGGAAGTGTTGTTATCGATGCCGGGACAGCTTCAGAAAGTGGAATTTTAAAGGGCGACGTCGCGGACGAAGTTTATGAATGTGAGGACATAACAATTACACCAAAAAAGGGTGGGGTCGGACCGTTAACGGTTTCGGCCCTGTTTGACAATACATTGAGGGCAGCACGTGCTAGAGTAGGGCGCATATGA
- the alr gene encoding alanine racemase has protein sequence MSTVRGILEQFLRQFEASYESLNRIEISRSAFLHNFDLLKNLFKAKHVIPVLKSNAYGHGFETILKILEDRDVPCVAVDGYHEALEVRAISDVDVLVMATVLPENFSKIETRHTIYVIQDMSVLNVMTNGRRSVRIHLEFDTGMNRQGFDLLELKDVLQILKDNPQIELEGVMTHFYDANQPGRQSIDEQLRQFDDIVSRIKKAGFKPQYIHAAKTSGFSRYKSQHLNTIRPGAGLYGINPFSDTASDWHKKLSELKPVLSMYSRLVKIRQIEKGTGVGYGHTFTAGRKTKLGILPVGYYEGINETLGNAGSLRYRSVAVPIVGKICMNHVHLDLTDTKAKLWEEIEVISADPSAPNSLKRWWQDHGLYPYISAVRLSPHIRRRIVD, from the coding sequence ATGAGCACAGTAAGGGGTATACTCGAGCAGTTCCTGCGCCAATTCGAGGCGTCTTATGAATCGTTGAACCGGATTGAAATTTCCCGCTCGGCCTTTTTACACAACTTCGATTTACTTAAAAATTTATTTAAGGCCAAGCATGTCATCCCCGTGCTTAAAAGTAACGCCTACGGCCACGGTTTTGAAACTATATTAAAGATTCTAGAAGATCGGGATGTTCCGTGTGTAGCTGTTGATGGCTACCATGAAGCTCTGGAGGTTAGGGCGATTAGTGACGTCGACGTCTTGGTTATGGCTACGGTACTGCCCGAGAATTTTAGTAAAATTGAGACTCGCCACACCATCTACGTCATCCAAGATATGTCGGTTTTGAATGTTATGACGAATGGCCGAAGAAGTGTCCGCATTCATCTTGAGTTTGACACCGGTATGAACCGTCAAGGTTTTGATCTCTTGGAGCTTAAGGACGTACTGCAAATTCTGAAGGATAATCCGCAAATTGAGCTCGAAGGTGTTATGACTCACTTTTACGACGCTAATCAACCGGGTCGCCAGTCGATAGATGAGCAGTTAAGGCAATTTGACGATATTGTCAGCCGGATTAAAAAAGCGGGATTTAAACCGCAATATATTCACGCCGCAAAAACCAGCGGCTTCAGCCGTTATAAAAGCCAGCATTTAAACACCATCAGGCCAGGCGCAGGCTTGTACGGAATCAATCCCTTCAGCGATACCGCTTCAGACTGGCATAAAAAGTTATCCGAGCTTAAACCGGTTTTATCTATGTACAGTCGACTTGTGAAAATCCGACAGATCGAAAAAGGCACCGGAGTCGGCTATGGCCATACCTTTACGGCTGGTCGAAAAACTAAACTTGGTATTTTGCCAGTTGGCTATTATGAAGGAATTAACGAAACACTGGGTAATGCCGGTAGTCTGCGCTATCGTTCTGTGGCGGTACCGATTGTCGGTAAAATTTGCATGAACCACGTGCATCTTGACTTGACCGACACCAAGGCCAAATTGTGGGAGGAGATAGAAGTCATTAGCGCTGATCCTTCCGCGCCTAACAGTCTGAAACGCTGGTGGCAGGACCATGGCCTTTACCCGTATATTAGCGCGGTTAGGCTGTCGCCGCATATTCGCCGCCGAATAGTCGATTAA
- a CDS encoding response regulator: MAKQKIAIIEDDLAISQMYRLKFEAEGYNVAVAENGIVGLKVIKDFRPDVVLLDMMMPQMNGDEVLAQVRASAWGKDLPVFILTNMGKEEAPATLESLGVTAYIVKAEMTPKQVAEKVKEVVR, encoded by the coding sequence ATGGCCAAGCAAAAAATTGCCATTATTGAAGACGACCTGGCAATTTCACAAATGTATCGGCTTAAATTTGAAGCCGAAGGTTATAATGTCGCCGTCGCCGAAAACGGCATAGTCGGACTAAAAGTCATCAAAGACTTCCGGCCCGACGTCGTTCTGCTGGATATGATGATGCCACAGATGAACGGTGACGAGGTTCTGGCCCAAGTCAGAGCCAGCGCTTGGGGCAAGGATCTACCAGTTTTCATCCTGACCAACATGGGTAAGGAAGAAGCACCAGCGACCTTGGAGAGCCTGGGGGTAACGGCTTACATTGTTAAGGCCGAGATGACGCCTAAACAAGTAGCTGAAAAGGTTAAGGAAGTCGTCAGATAA
- a CDS encoding ThiF family adenylyltransferase, whose protein sequence is MNASSFRLFYPKDINEQQLNRLSKSNPNLIIKDLVQSGQLDELAKVLAPTAVKKTRTVLAAKYADEFASGTWVHTPWHNQISRIVDEVDYLSLMTNRNRELITKVEQTKLYNSTIGIVGLSVGAGVAKALVRSGASQHIKIADFDSIEATNMNRLDVSFVEIGQTKLDSLCRQMLDVNPYIQIHQFGEGLKDENIDSFFSDEKKLDLIIDEIDDFQTKLKIRQKAREYSVPVMMMTSLGDNLLVDVERYDKDGQVLFNGVFGQRSESEIERIITNGSQQELAVILVDKKHVPKRALGSLGKIGHTLVGRPQLFSTVSVGAGLGVFLAKRLLLEILPSGRYFINFPRLFSLDDDFDGQMAQTVRYE, encoded by the coding sequence ATGAACGCCTCTAGTTTTCGGCTATTCTATCCAAAAGACATTAACGAGCAACAGCTTAACCGCTTAAGCAAAAGCAATCCTAACCTGATCATCAAAGACCTGGTGCAAAGCGGCCAACTGGATGAGCTTGCAAAAGTCCTAGCGCCAACGGCAGTCAAAAAGACCAGGACAGTTTTGGCGGCCAAATATGCTGACGAATTTGCGAGTGGAACCTGGGTACATACGCCGTGGCACAACCAAATTAGTAGAATTGTTGATGAAGTTGACTATTTGTCTTTGATGACAAATCGTAATCGGGAGTTAATAACCAAGGTTGAGCAGACTAAACTATATAATTCTACGATAGGAATTGTTGGCTTGTCTGTTGGTGCTGGGGTTGCGAAGGCGCTTGTCAGAAGCGGCGCTAGTCAGCACATCAAGATCGCTGACTTTGATTCGATTGAAGCTACGAACATGAATCGGTTGGATGTTTCTTTCGTAGAAATCGGTCAAACCAAACTGGATTCACTTTGCCGGCAAATGCTCGATGTCAACCCATATATCCAGATACACCAGTTCGGTGAAGGATTAAAAGATGAGAACATTGATAGTTTTTTTAGCGATGAGAAAAAACTTGACTTAATAATCGATGAAATTGATGATTTCCAGACGAAGCTCAAGATTCGTCAGAAGGCACGAGAATACAGCGTACCAGTCATGATGATGACGTCTTTAGGGGACAATCTTTTGGTAGACGTAGAGCGGTATGATAAGGATGGACAAGTTCTTTTCAACGGTGTGTTTGGCCAAAGAAGTGAATCAGAAATAGAGCGGATCATAACAAACGGCAGCCAACAGGAACTTGCGGTCATCTTGGTTGATAAAAAACACGTGCCGAAAAGAGCTTTGGGATCATTAGGGAAGATAGGCCATACCCTAGTGGGGCGGCCACAATTGTTCAGCACAGTATCAGTTGGGGCGGGGTTGGGGGTGTTTTTGGCCAAGCGGTTACTATTAGAAATCCTACCCTCAGGGCGATACTTCATAAACTTTCCTCGACTGTTCAGCCTTGACGATGACTTTGACGGACAGATGGCCCAAACGGTACGTTATGAGTAG